In the genome of Variibacter gotjawalensis, one region contains:
- a CDS encoding cytochrome P450: MITELSKESDELKAAALAFDVKALPKGFIDDPFPLYHALRTHDPVHRMPDGSLFLTRHQDLENVYKDTTTFSSDKKIEFGAKYGATPLFDHHTTSLVFNDPPLHTRVRKILAGALNPRAVSALEPAVETLVGRLLDAMEEKGDVDLIEDFACAIPVEVIGNLLDVPHDERGPLRDWSLAILGALEPVLTPEQTERGNRAVREFLAYLETLVARRREKPGDPEHDVLTRLIRGEQDGSKLSEAELLQNCIFILNAGHETTTNLIGNALWLFEQWPDQRARIIADPSLARLAVEEALRIESSNQLGNRLTTADTEIGGVPVSRGSFVTLCIGAANRDPAVFAEPDRFDIGRQPNRHLGYASGPHVCVGMSVARLEGRIAVSRFLARFPNYRLTGNAVRSQRIRFRGFQSLPARVA; this comes from the coding sequence GTGATCACGGAACTGTCAAAGGAGAGCGATGAGCTCAAAGCGGCCGCGCTGGCGTTCGACGTCAAGGCGTTGCCCAAGGGCTTCATCGACGACCCGTTCCCGCTTTACCACGCCCTGCGGACGCATGACCCGGTGCACCGGATGCCGGACGGCTCGCTGTTCCTGACACGGCATCAAGACCTCGAGAACGTCTACAAAGACACCACCACTTTCTCCTCCGACAAAAAGATCGAGTTCGGCGCGAAGTATGGCGCGACACCGTTGTTCGACCACCACACGACGAGCCTCGTCTTCAACGATCCGCCGCTGCATACGCGGGTGCGGAAAATCCTTGCCGGAGCGCTCAATCCGCGTGCCGTTTCGGCGCTGGAGCCGGCCGTGGAGACGCTGGTCGGCCGTCTGCTCGACGCGATGGAAGAGAAAGGCGATGTCGATCTCATCGAGGATTTCGCCTGTGCGATTCCCGTCGAGGTGATCGGCAATCTGCTCGATGTGCCGCACGACGAGCGCGGACCTTTGCGCGATTGGTCGCTGGCGATCCTCGGTGCGCTCGAGCCGGTGCTGACGCCGGAGCAGACCGAGCGCGGCAATCGCGCGGTGCGCGAATTCCTGGCCTATCTCGAAACGCTGGTCGCGCGGCGGCGCGAGAAGCCGGGCGATCCCGAGCACGATGTGCTGACGCGGCTCATTCGCGGCGAGCAGGACGGCAGCAAACTGTCGGAAGCCGAACTGCTGCAAAACTGCATCTTCATCCTCAACGCCGGCCACGAGACCACGACCAACCTTATCGGCAATGCGCTGTGGCTGTTCGAGCAATGGCCTGACCAGCGCGCACGAATAATCGCAGATCCTTCGCTGGCGCGCCTCGCGGTCGAAGAGGCGCTGCGGATCGAAAGCTCCAACCAACTCGGCAATCGCTTGACGACCGCCGACACCGAGATCGGCGGCGTGCCGGTATCGCGCGGCTCGTTCGTCACGCTCTGCATCGGAGCTGCCAATCGCGATCCGGCGGTGTTTGCCGAACCGGATCGTTTCGACATCGGCCGGCAGCCGAACCGGCATCTCGGCTATGCGTCAGGCCCGCATGTCTGCGTCGGCATGTCGGTTGCGCGGCTCGAAGGGCGCATCGCGGTGTCGCGTTTCTTGGCACGCTTCCCGAACTATCGCCTGACCGGCAACGCCGTGCGCTCGCAACGCATTCGCTTCCGCGGATTTCAGTCGCTGCCGGCGAGGGTCGCATGA
- a CDS encoding TRAP transporter substrate-binding protein → MKRRQFLTATAGGLAAGAIAAPAVAQSAPEVKWRLTSSFPRVLDTIFGTAQQLSKYVAEATDNKFQIQTFPAGEIVPGLQALDSVQNGSIECAQTPIYFYHGKDPTLSFGTGVPFGMNARLQHSWWHFGGGAEILAPVLAKFNVVGFPMGNSGTQMGGFFRKELNGLEDLNGLKFRIGGLGGQVLSKLGVVPQQIAPGDVYPALEKGTIDAAEFVGPYDDEKLGFHKIAKYYYYPGWWEGGAMMHLVVNTEQWNKLPPNYKRIVQDACEAANNWMLAKYDAVNAPALRRLIAGGAVLKAFPVPVLEAAYKAAHDIYNDIAAGNPTFKQALDSYMGFRNETMPWWQVGELSFDTFLARMRGRAG, encoded by the coding sequence ATCAAGAGACGGCAATTCCTCACCGCTACGGCTGGCGGCCTGGCGGCAGGCGCCATCGCGGCGCCGGCTGTGGCGCAGTCCGCGCCGGAGGTGAAGTGGCGCCTGACATCGAGCTTCCCGCGCGTGCTCGACACCATCTTCGGCACCGCGCAGCAATTGTCGAAATACGTCGCCGAAGCTACCGACAACAAGTTCCAGATTCAGACCTTCCCGGCCGGTGAAATCGTCCCGGGCCTGCAGGCTCTCGACTCGGTGCAGAACGGCTCGATCGAATGCGCGCAGACGCCGATCTATTTTTACCACGGCAAAGATCCGACGCTCTCGTTCGGCACCGGTGTTCCGTTCGGCATGAACGCGCGCCTGCAGCATTCGTGGTGGCACTTCGGCGGCGGTGCGGAAATTCTCGCGCCTGTGCTCGCGAAGTTCAATGTTGTCGGCTTCCCGATGGGCAACTCCGGCACGCAGATGGGCGGCTTCTTCCGCAAGGAGCTCAACGGCCTCGAAGACCTCAACGGCCTGAAGTTCCGCATCGGCGGTCTCGGCGGTCAGGTGCTCTCGAAGCTCGGCGTCGTGCCGCAGCAGATCGCACCGGGCGACGTCTATCCGGCGCTCGAAAAGGGCACCATCGACGCAGCAGAGTTCGTCGGTCCGTATGACGACGAGAAGCTCGGCTTCCACAAGATCGCGAAATACTACTACTACCCGGGCTGGTGGGAAGGCGGCGCGATGATGCATCTCGTCGTCAACACCGAGCAGTGGAACAAGCTGCCGCCGAACTACAAGCGTATCGTGCAGGATGCCTGCGAAGCCGCCAACAACTGGATGCTCGCGAAATACGACGCCGTGAACGCACCGGCCCTCCGTCGCCTGATCGCCGGCGGCGCCGTGCTGAAAGCGTTCCCGGTGCCCGTGCTCGAAGCCGCCTACAAAGCCGCGCACGATATCTACAACGACATCGCTGCCGGCAACCCGACGTTCAAGCAGGCGCTCGACAGCTACATGGGCTTCCGCAACGAAACGATGCCGTGGTGGCAGGTCGGCGAGCTCTCGTTCGACACCTTCCTGGCCCGCATGCGCGGACGCGCAGGCTAA
- the maiA gene encoding maleylacetoacetate isomerase — MKLYSYFRSTAAYRARIALNLKGLPYETVPVHLVRDGGEQRKPEFRAINPQMRLPTLVLSEGETLIQSLAIIMYLDEVYPDPPLLPADATERAHVRAAALIVACDIHPLNNSGPLAYLRKTLGRDEAAVNAWINHWITEGFEALEKLIKPSPYAFGTQVTLADLCIVPQVASARRFNVPLEAFPKIVAVDAACAKLPAFEKARPDRQIDAE, encoded by the coding sequence GTGAAACTTTACTCCTACTTCCGCTCCACCGCCGCCTATCGCGCGCGCATCGCACTCAACCTCAAGGGCCTGCCCTACGAGACCGTGCCGGTCCATCTCGTCCGCGATGGCGGCGAGCAGCGCAAACCCGAATTCCGCGCCATCAATCCGCAGATGCGATTGCCGACGCTGGTGCTCAGCGAAGGCGAGACGCTGATCCAATCGCTCGCCATCATCATGTATCTGGACGAGGTCTATCCGGACCCGCCGTTGCTTCCCGCCGACGCCACCGAGCGCGCGCATGTCCGCGCCGCCGCGCTGATCGTCGCCTGCGACATTCACCCGCTCAACAATTCCGGCCCGCTTGCGTATCTGCGCAAGACGCTCGGTCGCGACGAAGCCGCCGTCAACGCGTGGATCAACCACTGGATCACCGAAGGCTTCGAGGCGCTCGAGAAGCTCATCAAGCCCAGCCCTTACGCCTTCGGCACACAGGTGACGCTAGCCGATCTCTGCATCGTGCCGCAGGTCGCGAGCGCGCGGCGATTCAACGTTCCGCTCGAAGCGTTTCCCAAGATCGTAGCGGTCGACGCGGCCTGCGCTAAACTTCCCGCATTCGAGAAAGCACGGCCCGACCGTCAGATCGACGCCGAATGA